From Streptomyces sp. NBC_00683, one genomic window encodes:
- a CDS encoding GNAT family N-acetyltransferase: MTTFATMPFHLETERLILRPWAESDAAEFCALLSERGKGTPTVEHIRTSIAELLTATATTGIALLPIQRRDEGDFIGYCGLIIGRSTVEEPEIAYELFQRAHGRGYATEAAGAVLDAAAATGRKRLWSTVGVWNTPSLRVLEKVGFVRDHVSMEENGEVVWLTRSLL, encoded by the coding sequence ATGACTACGTTCGCGACGATGCCGTTCCACCTGGAGACTGAGCGGCTGATACTGCGGCCGTGGGCCGAGTCGGACGCCGCTGAGTTCTGCGCCCTCCTCTCCGAACGCGGCAAGGGAACCCCCACGGTTGAGCACATCCGGACGTCCATCGCGGAGCTGCTCACCGCGACGGCGACCACGGGGATCGCCCTGTTGCCCATCCAGCGCCGTGACGAGGGCGACTTCATCGGCTACTGCGGGCTGATCATCGGCCGCTCCACTGTGGAGGAGCCTGAAATCGCGTATGAGCTGTTCCAGCGTGCTCATGGGCGTGGCTATGCCACCGAGGCGGCCGGCGCGGTGCTCGATGCCGCTGCGGCGACCGGGCGGAAGCGGCTGTGGTCGACGGTCGGTGTGTGGAACACGCCGTCGCTCCGTGTCCTTGAGAAGGTCGGGTTCGTGCGGGATCACGTTTCCATGGAGGAGAACGGTGAAGTGGTCTGGCTGACACGCTCGTTGCTGTGA
- a CDS encoding SMI1/KNR4 family protein, whose amino-acid sequence MTVSVDLPDRIRARCTELGDGVLYAVKTLARQLAGDPRLGERAGRLGLYAATIDSDTFDACPPLIVRYAYGPPLLDVDRIEIRDIEATGPLPDAGDEQAPAAMPDPRLQQIAARQVTEAWRRVTSWLEQHAPATHAALLPGASTYEIAALEHSLGVCVSVELRALWLLCAGGKDTPGAGVMPDYGWALMPLGTVATSYRWHGENQRELGGGWGVGDAMVWKPSWIPFCSWSVTDTSYGLFVDAETGKVGHWDDTSVRTVGDQTLSMLLEETADKLENPHLATGRLPGLIGGRLVWGPPLAADEAALWERFAG is encoded by the coding sequence GTGACCGTCAGTGTTGACCTGCCCGACCGCATACGCGCTCGCTGCACGGAGCTCGGCGACGGTGTCCTGTATGCGGTCAAGACCCTGGCCCGGCAGTTGGCCGGCGATCCACGCCTCGGCGAGCGCGCCGGCAGGCTCGGCCTGTACGCGGCGACGATCGACAGCGACACCTTCGATGCGTGCCCGCCCCTGATCGTGCGTTACGCCTACGGTCCGCCCCTGCTGGACGTAGACCGGATCGAGATCCGGGACATCGAGGCGACCGGGCCGCTTCCCGACGCCGGCGACGAGCAGGCTCCCGCGGCCATGCCGGATCCCCGCCTGCAGCAGATCGCCGCGCGGCAGGTGACCGAGGCATGGCGGCGGGTCACCAGCTGGCTTGAGCAGCACGCGCCCGCTACCCATGCGGCGCTGCTGCCGGGCGCGTCCACGTACGAGATTGCCGCGCTGGAGCATTCACTTGGGGTGTGTGTATCCGTGGAGCTGCGGGCGTTGTGGCTGCTGTGCGCGGGGGGCAAAGACACCCCGGGGGCGGGTGTGATGCCCGACTACGGCTGGGCGTTGATGCCGCTGGGCACGGTGGCTACGTCCTACCGGTGGCATGGGGAGAACCAGCGGGAGCTAGGAGGCGGGTGGGGCGTTGGCGATGCGATGGTGTGGAAGCCGTCATGGATTCCGTTCTGTTCATGGTCGGTGACCGACACGAGCTATGGCCTGTTCGTCGACGCCGAGACGGGCAAGGTCGGGCACTGGGACGACACGTCCGTGCGGACTGTCGGGGACCAGACGTTGAGCATGCTGCTGGAGGAGACGGCCGACAAGCTGGAGAATCCGCACCTGGCCACCGGCCGCCTGCCGGGGCTGATCGGCGGCAGGCTGGTGTGGGGGCCGCCGCTCGCCGCGGATGAGGCTGCCCTGTGGGAGCGGTTCGCGGGCTGA
- a CDS encoding APC family permease: MEGEVTAVVESSSGTQGDAGAVEAGGYRQELKRTLGSFQVFAISFAFISVAVGIFATFDEVLLTAGPVGIWLWIVAAVGQTLVALVVAQFAARIPLSGSSYQWASRLASPKIGWWFGWLTFCYLAIGVVAVDNALASQAFMPLAGVEPDEGTARLITLVVLLVQTVLAVASTRIVSLINSVAVGLELALVVVVAVALVIAVAVTGDGSVGNLTSRGVVEDAPDYFAVGGGLMLAMIMGLATLVGFDSAANLAEEAKDPFRTVPRAIVGSVVAAGVLGMLFLITLTVAIDDIPRVSADGSPVAAIMRDHLGPVTEKILLTAITVAFFGAGIVVMVACSRLVFAMARDGRFPAHRLMRRVNPRTRTPIPATVLVFVLGLVLMIALPGSALLELVTASTILPAVTYGSTIVLYLAVRGRLSRKKGAFDLGRFELPVAVCALVWTLIALFVLVAPEEAFVSVVIVVGLLFLGGLFFIVMLRLNRQVLETEPGEGDSFTDTTDPAGLKD; encoded by the coding sequence ATGGAAGGTGAGGTGACCGCGGTGGTGGAGTCCTCGTCCGGTACCCAGGGCGATGCGGGGGCCGTGGAGGCGGGTGGCTACCGGCAGGAGTTGAAGCGGACGCTCGGCTCCTTCCAGGTGTTCGCGATCTCGTTCGCGTTCATCTCGGTGGCGGTGGGTATCTTCGCGACATTCGACGAGGTGCTGCTGACTGCCGGGCCGGTCGGGATCTGGTTGTGGATCGTCGCTGCGGTGGGTCAGACGCTGGTGGCGCTGGTGGTCGCGCAGTTCGCGGCCCGTATCCCGCTCAGCGGTTCCTCGTATCAATGGGCCTCGCGGCTGGCCAGTCCGAAGATCGGCTGGTGGTTCGGCTGGCTGACCTTCTGTTACCTGGCGATCGGTGTGGTGGCGGTGGACAATGCGCTGGCGAGCCAGGCGTTCATGCCGCTCGCCGGGGTTGAGCCGGACGAGGGCACCGCGCGTCTGATCACACTCGTGGTGCTGCTGGTCCAGACCGTGCTGGCCGTGGCCTCCACACGTATCGTCAGCCTGATCAACAGTGTCGCGGTGGGGCTCGAGCTGGCGCTGGTCGTGGTGGTGGCGGTCGCACTTGTCATCGCTGTGGCGGTCACGGGCGACGGCTCGGTGGGCAACCTCACCTCGCGCGGTGTCGTCGAGGACGCTCCCGACTACTTCGCGGTCGGCGGCGGGTTGATGCTTGCGATGATCATGGGGCTCGCGACACTCGTCGGTTTCGACTCGGCGGCGAATCTGGCCGAGGAGGCCAAGGATCCGTTCCGCACGGTTCCCCGCGCGATCGTGGGATCGGTGGTGGCGGCCGGTGTCCTTGGAATGCTGTTCCTGATCACGCTGACGGTCGCTATCGACGACATCCCCCGTGTCAGCGCCGACGGGTCGCCGGTCGCTGCGATCATGCGTGACCACCTCGGTCCGGTGACGGAGAAGATCCTGCTGACCGCCATCACCGTCGCGTTCTTCGGCGCCGGGATCGTGGTGATGGTCGCGTGCTCGCGCCTCGTCTTCGCCATGGCGCGCGACGGGCGTTTTCCTGCCCACCGCCTGATGCGGCGGGTGAACCCCCGTACGAGGACGCCGATCCCGGCAACGGTGCTGGTCTTCGTCCTCGGTCTCGTCCTGATGATCGCGCTGCCGGGGTCCGCGCTGCTGGAGCTGGTCACTGCATCGACGATCCTGCCCGCGGTGACCTACGGTTCCACGATCGTGCTCTACCTGGCGGTACGCGGGCGCCTGAGCCGTAAGAAGGGTGCTTTCGATCTCGGACGGTTCGAGCTGCCGGTCGCGGTCTGCGCCCTGGTATGGACACTCATCGCGTTGTTCGTGCTGGTGGCCCCCGAAGAGGCGTTCGTCTCCGTCGTGATCGTCGTGGGCCTCCTGTTCCTGGGCGGCCTGTTCTTCATCGTGATGCTGAGGCTCAACCGCCAGGTCCTGGAGACGGAACCGGGTGAGGGAGACTCCTTCACCGACACCACCGACCCCGCCGGCCTCAAGGACTGA
- a CDS encoding HIT family protein codes for MTTPDCYTCSKEADFDNLPPRECVVYDQHWRVAHAFNTAVPGWLVLLPRRHVAAVHDLTNAEASALGVWQVKLSRALQSLTGCAKTYVIQFAEAEGFAHVHFHIVPRMADLQPEHRGPGIFELLRRPEQERVTADRADQIAHSLRAQLHGHPNAQ; via the coding sequence ATGACGACTCCCGACTGCTACACATGCAGCAAGGAAGCAGATTTCGACAACCTCCCACCACGCGAGTGCGTGGTATATGACCAGCACTGGCGGGTGGCCCACGCCTTCAACACCGCAGTGCCCGGCTGGCTGGTGCTGCTGCCTCGGCGCCACGTTGCCGCGGTTCATGACCTCACCAACGCTGAGGCATCTGCCCTAGGGGTGTGGCAGGTCAAGCTTTCCCGGGCTCTCCAGAGCCTGACTGGTTGTGCCAAGACCTACGTCATCCAATTCGCCGAAGCCGAAGGCTTCGCGCACGTGCACTTCCATATCGTTCCGCGCATGGCAGATCTACAACCAGAGCATCGTGGGCCGGGCATTTTCGAGCTGCTTCGGCGACCGGAGCAGGAGCGAGTAACGGCTGACCGGGCAGACCAAATAGCCCACTCGCTCCGAGCTCAACTTCATGGGCACCCGAACGCTCAGTAA
- a CDS encoding DUF4262 domain-containing protein: MLDDPFQCRCVLCHDYGDRDEADRVDLTIIENVQQHGWHVVMVPEDDIGPGCAYTIGLAHTHGAPELAMFGLDIHAMHRMLNSLGAKSAASSVLTDGQRHPDVVDGHQVALRQVDLRWYRTFFGQAIGFYRRPPFPVLQVAWPDADGRFHWEEQAEERYRESQPQLWLPPAEHPVGVWSTEL, translated from the coding sequence ATGCTTGATGATCCGTTCCAGTGCCGCTGTGTCCTCTGTCATGACTACGGTGACCGGGACGAAGCGGACCGCGTGGATCTGACGATCATCGAGAATGTGCAGCAGCACGGATGGCACGTCGTGATGGTCCCCGAGGACGACATCGGTCCTGGATGCGCCTACACGATCGGCCTCGCGCACACTCACGGCGCGCCTGAACTCGCCATGTTCGGACTCGATATCCATGCCATGCACCGCATGCTCAACAGCCTCGGAGCGAAGTCCGCCGCGAGCTCTGTACTGACTGATGGCCAGAGGCATCCTGACGTTGTCGACGGTCACCAAGTCGCGCTCAGACAGGTCGATCTTCGCTGGTACCGGACCTTCTTCGGGCAGGCCATCGGATTCTACCGGCGGCCTCCTTTCCCTGTGCTGCAAGTTGCGTGGCCCGACGCGGATGGCCGCTTCCACTGGGAGGAACAGGCTGAGGAGAGGTATCGGGAGTCGCAGCCTCAGTTGTGGCTGCCACCGGCTGAGCACCCTGTCGGGGTCTGGTCGACCGAACTGTGA
- a CDS encoding NUDIX hydrolase, which yields MTIPDERLPLRLSARVVLLDDADRLLLFSARNQTDGSLRWFTVGGGLGPGETHEQAALRELREETGLANVDLGPEVWRGRPWTTTRDGITYEVRQRYYLARVPSFTVDTSGFEEVERAAITGHRWWTAEELATTTDLLRPAGLPSLLGALIADGSPARPITVAG from the coding sequence GTGACGATACCGGACGAGAGGCTCCCGCTCCGCCTGAGCGCGCGTGTGGTGTTGCTGGACGATGCCGATCGCCTGCTGCTCTTCTCCGCCAGGAACCAGACGGACGGCTCTCTGCGCTGGTTCACCGTGGGCGGTGGGCTGGGGCCGGGCGAGACCCATGAGCAGGCGGCCTTGCGCGAGCTGCGGGAGGAGACTGGGTTGGCCAATGTCGACCTGGGCCCCGAAGTCTGGCGCGGGCGTCCTTGGACCACGACCCGAGACGGCATCACTTACGAAGTCCGCCAGCGCTACTACCTGGCCCGGGTGCCTTCCTTCACGGTCGACACCTCTGGGTTCGAGGAAGTGGAGAGAGCCGCCATCACAGGACACCGATGGTGGACCGCCGAGGAACTGGCCACCACGACGGACTTGCTGAGACCGGCGGGGCTTCCATCGCTGCTCGGTGCACTCATAGCGGACGGCTCACCAGCTCGGCCGATCACCGTTGCCGGCTAG